Proteins encoded within one genomic window of Equus asinus isolate D_3611 breed Donkey unplaced genomic scaffold, EquAss-T2T_v2 contig_193, whole genome shotgun sequence:
- the LOC139043202 gene encoding ral guanine nucleotide dissociation stimulator-like has protein sequence MDEIELLQEAANLYTVQPDEHFGAWFQAVEPLSKEESYSLSCQLEPRYHWVRKIRLFFKGKKNRSGQNTRPPTKGPVVVVDDPPETS, from the exons atggacgagatcgagctgctccaggaggctgcaaatctgtacaccgtgcagcccgacgagcactttggggcctggttccaggccgtggagcccctgagcaaggaggagag ctacagcctgtcctgccagctggagccccgataccactgggtcagaaagattcgactcttcttcaaaggcaagaagaaccgctcaggccaga acaccagacccccaaccaagggcccagtggtggtggtcgatgaccctcctgagaccagctga